CGGTACGAGGTGGTGGTGCTGGAGCCGGGCTCGGCGGGCGCCAGCCGAGCCGTGCTGGTGAGCCGGGACGACTTTCTGCGCGCGGTGCGGGACAACGCCCGGAAGACACAGCTTGACGGCAAGAGCCCCCGGGAGGCCGCGCGCGAGTGGCTGAGGGGACAGGTGGAGCAGCACCCGGAATGGGAGCAGAGGAGTGGGACGTGGGTGGCCGAAGTGTACAAGGGCCGCGTGCTGTCGCTGGTGCCCATGGACGAGGACAGCGGCCTGGCGACCGAGGCGAGCGAGGCCCTGCGCCGCCACTACCTGGCGTGGTGCGCCCGGGGCCAGGGAGGTGGCGACTGCCTGCGCCTGCTGGACGACGCGCCCTACCTCAAGGCGGACGACCGGCGGACGCTGGCGCTCGCCTTGTCCTTCGGCTCGGTGCTGGAGGAGACGAAGCAGGCGCTGGGGCGGGAGTTGGACCCGCAGGTGGTGGTGGCCTCGTGCATGTGGACGCTCGGCGCGTACCTGGCGCTCTGGCTGGTGCCCGAGCCGACGACCAAGCTGGTGGCCGCCGGGCTGTCCGTCGTGCTGGTGGCGTGGCTGGGGGTGGAGACGTTGTGGGGGCTGATGGACGGCTGGGCGGCCATGGCGACCCGGGCGCACGATGCCACCACGTTCGGCGAATTGCGCGAGGCAGGCGAGGGCTTCGCCCGGGTGCTGGGCACGGACGCGGCGCGGGCGATGATTCTGGCGGTGGGGGCATTGACGGGGCGCACGCTGGGGGACGTGGCGGCGCGGGTGCGCTCACTGCCGGGCTATGGCATGGCCAATGCGCGCTGGCAGGCGCAGGGTGGGGCGGCGGTGCTGGAGCGGGTGGAAACCCTGGCGGCCCAGGAGGGCGCGCTGGCGCGGGCGGTGGAGACGGTGGCGGCCACCCCGCACGGCCCTCTGGCGGTGGTGATGCTCAAGAAGGGGCGGGGCGGTGGGGCGTCCTCCGGAGGCGGCGCCTCGGGCACCGTCGCCATCCGTCACCGGGGAGGCAACCAGCAGGTGCTCCTGCCCAATGGGCAGAGGTGGCACTTGCCTCCTGGCAAGTCCATCCACGACATCCCGGTCGAGGACGAGGTGGGTGACATGCTCCAGAAGGCGGTGACCGAGGCGGCCCGGCAATGGGGGCCCCACAGGCTCTCTCCGAGGGAGGCCAAGGCCATCGACGACGCCCTCAAGGAAGGCGAGTATTGGCTGGCGCACCTGCTGGAGCGCGAGGCCCGGGGCCGCTTCGTGCATGCTCAGGTGAAAAAGCAATTCGAGGGGATTCTTCGATTCCGTCACGAGGGTGTCGACGTGATTGACCCGAAAAACAATCGTCAGTACGAGATTCTCTCCGGGACGGTGTCGAATCTGGCGCGACATGGCCGGCGCATGGCGGGCGAGTTCTTCCGGATGCTCACCTTCTGAAGGGGACTGACATGGCGTGGCTCGAGAACGTCATTTACAAAAATCAGGAGATCGAAAACGAGCGGTTGGAGCTGACCGACAAGAACTCGCTCTATTACCTCAGCACCAACCTGACGCTGCGCCACTGCACCGTCGTCCTGAAGGTTCCCGCCAGTCGCCTGATCATCAATCAGGCTCGTTTCATTGATTGCACCTTCGAGGTGAAGCAGGAGTTGAAGAACCATCAACAGTGGATAGGTGCGTCCCTGAAGGGGTGCCGGTTCAAGGGGCGGTTGTCAGGGTGCGACTTCGGGCATTGGCCCGAATACGGGAGTGAGCCGGAGTACCAGATGGGCGCCATCGAGGACTGTGACTTCACCGAGGCCCGCTTGGACGAGTGCCGCTTCCACGGGGACAATCCCCGCACCCTCCGGTTTCCCAAGTGGCCCTGCTTCACCCTCCTGGATCCTGTCCGTCGAGCCGACGAGCTCCGCAACCTCAAGTGGCCGGACCGGTTTGGCAGATCGCTGGCATCCCTGTTGGATCAGAGTCCGGAGAAACGAATCAAGCACCCGCGCTCCACGATGGCCTTGAGCTACTACGCTCCCGCGGAGGCCAAGCGGTTGGGCATCACGGAAGAGGCGTTCAAAGCCGCCATCGAGAAGTGCGACTTCATCGTCTACTGATGAGCGCCAGGAAGTAGCTGATCCGTTGACCCACTCAGCGGAACCAGTCCGCAGAGCAAGAACCGTCCATTTGCTCCA
This is a stretch of genomic DNA from Archangium violaceum. It encodes these proteins:
- the sitA5 gene encoding SitA5 family polymorphic toxin translates to MFPRRKSPRSVGPLPPRCWMLPVLLLLAACATGHPPGGMLMGSRRPLSRTPPAAPRQASFAQAGVGLEGAVRYEVVVLEPGSAGASRAVLVSRDDFLRAVRDNARKTQLDGKSPREAAREWLRGQVEQHPEWEQRSGTWVAEVYKGRVLSLVPMDEDSGLATEASEALRRHYLAWCARGQGGGDCLRLLDDAPYLKADDRRTLALALSFGSVLEETKQALGRELDPQVVVASCMWTLGAYLALWLVPEPTTKLVAAGLSVVLVAWLGVETLWGLMDGWAAMATRAHDATTFGELREAGEGFARVLGTDAARAMILAVGALTGRTLGDVAARVRSLPGYGMANARWQAQGGAAVLERVETLAAQEGALARAVETVAATPHGPLAVVMLKKGRGGGASSGGGASGTVAIRHRGGNQQVLLPNGQRWHLPPGKSIHDIPVEDEVGDMLQKAVTEAARQWGPHRLSPREAKAIDDALKEGEYWLAHLLEREARGRFVHAQVKKQFEGILRFRHEGVDVIDPKNNRQYEILSGTVSNLARHGRRMAGEFFRMLTF
- a CDS encoding pentapeptide repeat-containing protein, whose protein sequence is MAWLENVIYKNQEIENERLELTDKNSLYYLSTNLTLRHCTVVLKVPASRLIINQARFIDCTFEVKQELKNHQQWIGASLKGCRFKGRLSGCDFGHWPEYGSEPEYQMGAIEDCDFTEARLDECRFHGDNPRTLRFPKWPCFTLLDPVRRADELRNLKWPDRFGRSLASLLDQSPEKRIKHPRSTMALSYYAPAEAKRLGITEEAFKAAIEKCDFIVY